The Candidatus Eisenbacteria bacterium genome includes the window CCGAAACCGATCGCGACCGCCCGCCCGAGTCCCGTGGAGGCGGCGGCGACCAGGACATGTTTTCCGCGGATTCCCAGTTCCATCGTTTCGTCCCCCCTCTCCCCTCGCGGGGCCGTTCCGCACTCCATTCTAATGGACGGCCGCCACGCGAACCAGCCCCGGAACAGAATGGGAGAAAAGGAGTTCAGGGTTCCCCACCCCCTGCCGATACGTAGGGGGACGGGACGCGCGGCCGAAGCGGCTCCCGGACAAGGAGGGACCGATGAACAAACCGAACATCCTGATCGTCGACGACGAGCAGGCCATCACCGCCTCCCTCTCCTATTGCTTGGAGAAAGAGGGGTTCGATGTGCAGGTCGCCGACAGCGGGGAGCAGGCGGTGCGGACCGTCCTCGACCGGGTGCCCGACCTGATCATCTCCGATGTGATGATGCCCGGCATGGACGGCTACGAGTTCTGCCGGCGGATCCGCGAATACCACAAGACCGAGAACATCCCTTTTCTCTTCCTCACCGCCCGAGACGGGCACGAAAGCCAGGTGAGGGGAAAATCGTTCGGGTGTACGGAGTACATCACCAAACCTTTCGACCTGAACGAGTTGGTCCGCCGGGTGCGGGCGATCCTGGCGAGCAGGACCGCCTCCCCGGAAACGAATCGGTAGATCCGAAGTGGAAGTAGTCATTCTGAGCCGGATCGAGCTGCTGGTCCTCTGGGCGATCGCCCTCGCGGTCCCGGCGGCGGCGCATCTCGGTTCCCATTGGATCGGCAAGCGGCTCGGCGTTCCCCCGGTCCGGCCGCTCCCGCGCATCGCTCTCCTCACCTGCATCTCCGTGGCGACGCTGATCTGGCTCACCGGCTCCCGTTTCGCCGCCGTCGCCGTCGAGGGAAACGAAGCGCGCGTCCGTTACGCCCCGCCCATCGCGCGCACCGTTTCGATCCCCTTGGACGACGTGGAGCGCGTGATACTCCAGGAAAGCGGCTTCCCGCGCACCTCCTTCTCTCTCGCGATCCGGTCCCGCCGAGGGGATACCTTCCGCTCCGTGGCGGTCACCCCTTTCCGCCTCTCGCCGATCTACACCATCTACGAGGCGCTCCGCCCCGGCGAAACCCCCTTCGTCCCTCTCGCCGATTGATCCGACAAACCGCTTGCGTTCCGCTCTCTCCCCGCTAGAATCGGGGAAAACATCCGTGCATCCCTTCACGCGGCGCGGCGCGTCCGCCCGGCGAAGAAAGAGGTCTTCATGCCCGCGAAAAAACGCACCTGGTGGATCCTGGGGGTCGTGATCGCGGCGGTCGCCGCCCTGGTGTTCGTGAATCTCCGGCAGGACCGCGCCAAGCGCGTCGATGTGGAGACCGAAACGGTTCACCGCCGAAACATCAAGTCGGTCGTTTCCGCCTCCGGATCGATCACCCCCAAACGGAAGGTGGAAGTCTCCGCGAGCCAGATGGGGACGGTGACGCGCGTGGCCGTGGAAGAGGGGGACGAGGTCCGCGTGGGGGATTTCCTCCTCGAGATCGACCCGGTCCCCTACAGCCAAGCGGTGGCGCAGCTGAAGGCGTCCGTCGCCTCCTCCCAGGCGGAGCTGGAGCTGGCCGAGGCGGAATTGGACCGGGCGAGGCGGGATCGGGAGAGGACCGCTTTCCTGAGCGAGCAGGACCTGGCGTCGCCGCAAAAACTGCTCGAGGCGGAGACGGGGGAACGCGTGGCGGAGGCGCGCCGGGACGCGGCGCGGGCGGCGCTCCGGCGGCAGGAGGCGGCGCTTCGCAAAGCGGATCACGACCTGGGCCTCACCACGATCCGCGCCCCCATGAGCGGCGTCGTCACGTCGCTGAACGTGGAGGAGGGGGAGACCGCGATCGTCGGCACCATGAACAACCCGGGCACGGTGCTTCTCGTCGTCGCCGATCTTTCGGAGTTGGAGGCGGAAGTGGATGTGGACGAGACGGACGTGGTCGATCTCCGCGTCGGCATGGACGCGTGGATCGCCATCGACTCCTACCCGGACACGGTCTTCGCGGCCACGGTGACGGAGATCGGCAACAGCGCCGTTCGGAGCGCCCAGGCCACCGAGTCCGTCGACTTCCTGGTGAAGGTCACCCTTCGGGATCCTGTGCCGGGGGCGAAGCCGGGCCTCTCGGCGACGGCGGACATCATCGTCGCCGTCCGGGAGAACGTCCTCTCCGTTCCGATCCAGTCGCTCACCATCCGCCGCCCCGACTCCGGGGAAAAGGACGCCGGGGAGAGCGCCGAGAAAGAGGGCGAAAACGAAGAAGACGCGGTCCTCGACGACGACCCGACGATCCGCCGGCGGGGCGACGAGCGGGAAGGGGTCTTCCTCGTCCGTGACGGCCTAGCCCATTTCACGGTCACCGAAACCGGAATCGCCGGCGACCGCTACTTCGAGGTCCTCTCCGGGCCCGAGGAGGGGGACGCGGTCGTCTCCGGCGATTTCCGCGCGATCCGCGACCTCCAGGACGGCGACCCGGTCAAGGTCGTGGAGAAGAAGAGCGACGAGTCGTGACACTCGAGGGAGTCCGCATCGCCCTCACCGCGCTTCGCGAAAACAAGCTCCGCACATTCCTCACCCTTCTCGGGAACATCGTGGGCACCATGTCGGTCATCGCCGTGGTCTCCCTCATCAACGGCGTGGACCGCTACGCCCGCGAGGAGATCGCCGCCGAGGGGTCGAACGTCGTCACGCTGAGCCGCTTCGACATCTTCGAGCTGATCACCGATTTCGACTCCTTCTTGAAGACGATCCGGCGCAACCCGGTGATCGACCTGGAGGATCTGGATTGGCTCGAGGATCGCGTCCCCTCGGCGACGGCCCGGGACGCGACGGTGGGCGCCTATACGTCGGTTCACGCCGCCGACCGCGGCATTCAGAACGTGAGCGTGCAGGGGCGGACCGAATCGTTCCCGCTCATCGAGAAGGTCCCCCTCGCCCTCGGCCGCCCGGTCGCCCCTCTCGAGGTGCGGCGGAGCAAGAACGTGGCGGTGATCGGCAGCGAGATCGCCGAGACGCTCTGGCCGAACCGGGACCCGATCGGGCGCGTCTTCCGGATCGCGGGGCGCCACTTCCGCGTCATCGGCGTCGCCGAACCGCGCGCCTCCCGTCTCGGGCAGAACCGGAACCGCTTCGTGATCCTGCCGATCACCACCTACGGGAAAACCTTCGGCTCCGGCGAATCGATCGAGATCAAGTTCCGCGCGGAGGACCCGGCCGGCGTGGAGCGCGTGGTGGAGGAGGTCCGTTTCGCCATGCGGCTCCGAAACCGGCTGAAGCCGAGCGAGGAGGATGTCTTCTCGGTCACGACCAGCGAGAGAATCCTGAGCCTTTGGGAGAAGATCTCATCGGCGATCTTCCGGGCGCTCATCGGTCTCGTTTCGATCGCGCTGGTGGTGGGGGGCGTGGTGCTGATGAACGTGATGCTCGTGGCGGTGACCGAGAGGACCCGGGAGATCGGCATCCGGAAGGCGCTCGGCGCGACCCGCGCGAACGTGCTCGGCCAGTTCCTCGCCGAGTCGGTCACCCTGTCGGTGATCGGGGGCGCGATCGGCGTGGCGCTCGGTTTCGCCATCGCCGCCGTCATCTCCGCGGCGACGCCGGTGCCGAGCGCGATCCAGCCGTGGGCGATCGCTGCGGGGCTCGCCGTCACCTTCCTCATCGGGATCCTCTTCGGGACCTATCCGGCGAGCCGCGCGTCTCGTCTCGATCCTGTGGAGGCGCTCCGCCATGAGTGAGCCGACCGGCGCCGCCGTCCGCAACCGCGCGCTCTTCCTCGAGAACCTGCGCCAGGCGATCGAGGTGATCCGCACACACCGCCTCCGCTCCAGCCTGCTCATCCTCGGCGTGGGAATCGGCGTGGCGGCGATCCTGGCGGTGGTGACCATTCTCGTCGGGCTGGGCGCGCAGATCGAGCACGACATGACCCTCGCGGACCGCCCCTACATCATGGTGGCCCGCTTCGACATGCTCACCGAGGGGGCGGGCGAGGAGGAACTCCGAAACCGGAAGAGGATCGAGCCGGAGGCGGCGGAGGCGGTGCGGCAATACTGCGACGCCGTCTCGCACATCGATTTCCGTTACGACCCGGACGGCCGGATGCGGGTGATTCAGCGCGGCGGCGAGCACACCCAACCGGTCAAGGTCATCGGCACAAGCGAGGCCTTTCCCCTGATCCACGCCTTCACCGTCGCCGACGGCCGCTTCTTCACGCGGACCGAGCTGGAACACAACCGGTCGGTGATCGTGCTCGCCTGGGGTCCCGCGAAGGACCTCTTCCCCCACTCCGATCCGATCGGCGAGAGGGTGCGAATCGGGACGCACAACTACGAGGTGGTCGGCGTCTTCGAGGAGAGGAAGCACATCATGGGGCAGCTCGGCGAGGGATACGCGGTGGTCCCTTACACGAGCTACGAGCGGGACTTCCACAACCGATACGACGAGTCCTATCTGGTCGTCTCCCCCGCGCCGGGACGGACGCTGGAGGAGACGCGGGAGCAGCTGATCGCGACGCTCCGCGCGGCGCGCAAGGTGCCGCCGGGCCGGGAGAACGATTTCGCGGTGATGACCAGCGAAGCCTTCCGCGAGACCGTCGGCCGGATCACCGGGGCGATCGCCCTCGTGCTGGTCGCCATCTCCTCCATCGGCCTCTTGGTCGGCGGGATCGGCGTGATGAACATCATGCTCATCTCCGTCACCGAGAGGACGCACGAGGTGGGGCTCCGCATGTCCGTCGGCGCGAGGCGGAGCGACGTGCTTTTCCAGTTCCTGATCGAGGCGACCACGCTCACGGGGCTCGGCGGCGCCGTCGGGGTCGGCCTCGGCATACTCGCCGCTCAAGGGATCTCCCGGGCGACCGGATTCCCCCTCGGCGTCTCCCCCTTCTGGATCGCCGTGTCGGTCCTCTTCTCCGCGCTGGTCGGACTCGTCTTCGGCATCTTCCCCGCGAACCGGGCGGCCCGGATGGATCCGATCGACGCGCTCCGGTACGAGAAATGATTTTCTTCACGCGACAAGGATTCGCGGCCGCGGCGCTTCTTCGGGCGGCCGGGGTCGCCGCGATCTCCCTGCTCGCCGCCGGAACGGCCGGAGCGGAGGAGCGCGCCGACGCGCGGGAGGATGGCGATTTTCTCGGCCGGGCGGAGGCCGCCGTCGCTTCATTCGAAAGAGAGTGGTCTTCCCGTTTCGTCGGGGACCCGGGGGGGGCGCCCCTCGATTCTCTGAACCTCTCGATCCGCGAGTACAACGCCTGGAACCTCGCCGAGGGGGATCGTCTGGACGCGGAGAGGAAGGCGCTCGAGGAGGAGCGCATCGCCCTCGCTCTCCCGAAT containing:
- a CDS encoding response regulator is translated as MNKPNILIVDDEQAITASLSYCLEKEGFDVQVADSGEQAVRTVLDRVPDLIISDVMMPGMDGYEFCRRIREYHKTENIPFLFLTARDGHESQVRGKSFGCTEYITKPFDLNELVRRVRAILASRTASPETNR
- a CDS encoding ABC transporter permease, whose translation is MSEPTGAAVRNRALFLENLRQAIEVIRTHRLRSSLLILGVGIGVAAILAVVTILVGLGAQIEHDMTLADRPYIMVARFDMLTEGAGEEELRNRKRIEPEAAEAVRQYCDAVSHIDFRYDPDGRMRVIQRGGEHTQPVKVIGTSEAFPLIHAFTVADGRFFTRTELEHNRSVIVLAWGPAKDLFPHSDPIGERVRIGTHNYEVVGVFEERKHIMGQLGEGYAVVPYTSYERDFHNRYDESYLVVSPAPGRTLEETREQLIATLRAARKVPPGRENDFAVMTSEAFRETVGRITGAIALVLVAISSIGLLVGGIGVMNIMLISVTERTHEVGLRMSVGARRSDVLFQFLIEATTLTGLGGAVGVGLGILAAQGISRATGFPLGVSPFWIAVSVLFSALVGLVFGIFPANRAARMDPIDALRYEK
- a CDS encoding ABC transporter permease; protein product: MTLEGVRIALTALRENKLRTFLTLLGNIVGTMSVIAVVSLINGVDRYAREEIAAEGSNVVTLSRFDIFELITDFDSFLKTIRRNPVIDLEDLDWLEDRVPSATARDATVGAYTSVHAADRGIQNVSVQGRTESFPLIEKVPLALGRPVAPLEVRRSKNVAVIGSEIAETLWPNRDPIGRVFRIAGRHFRVIGVAEPRASRLGQNRNRFVILPITTYGKTFGSGESIEIKFRAEDPAGVERVVEEVRFAMRLRNRLKPSEEDVFSVTTSERILSLWEKISSAIFRALIGLVSIALVVGGVVLMNVMLVAVTERTREIGIRKALGATRANVLGQFLAESVTLSVIGGAIGVALGFAIAAVISAATPVPSAIQPWAIAAGLAVTFLIGILFGTYPASRASRLDPVEALRHE
- a CDS encoding efflux RND transporter periplasmic adaptor subunit, translating into MPAKKRTWWILGVVIAAVAALVFVNLRQDRAKRVDVETETVHRRNIKSVVSASGSITPKRKVEVSASQMGTVTRVAVEEGDEVRVGDFLLEIDPVPYSQAVAQLKASVASSQAELELAEAELDRARRDRERTAFLSEQDLASPQKLLEAETGERVAEARRDAARAALRRQEAALRKADHDLGLTTIRAPMSGVVTSLNVEEGETAIVGTMNNPGTVLLVVADLSELEAEVDVDETDVVDLRVGMDAWIAIDSYPDTVFAATVTEIGNSAVRSAQATESVDFLVKVTLRDPVPGAKPGLSATADIIVAVRENVLSVPIQSLTIRRPDSGEKDAGESAEKEGENEEDAVLDDDPTIRRRGDEREGVFLVRDGLAHFTVTETGIAGDRYFEVLSGPEEGDAVVSGDFRAIRDLQDGDPVKVVEKKSDES